The Pseudomonas azotoformans genome has a segment encoding these proteins:
- a CDS encoding LysR family transcriptional regulator, whose protein sequence is MAAFNRSELADLNVFMAIIRRRSFRHAAHELGVTTSALSHTMRNLETRLGVKLLYRTSRAVEPTDAGSLLAEKLLQGFATIKDGLDTLELYREAPIGRLRLNVPRDAAVLLLAPILGDFCAAYPQLRLDLIVQDQMIDIIAEGYDAGIRYGATVPQDMVAVPLTAELRWIMVASPTYLARRGTPQAPKDLLEHACIRMYLGDKTTYKWELGNGTRQQRIDVPGHFSAADTETIVNAALQGVGIAYCLSNRVEQELKEGRLVEVMPDWACMGEPLCMYYPSRRQSQPGLRQLMDMIRMKTIGSQMIE, encoded by the coding sequence ATGGCTGCTTTCAACCGCTCCGAATTGGCTGATCTCAACGTGTTCATGGCGATCATCCGCCGCCGCAGCTTCCGCCACGCCGCCCATGAACTGGGGGTGACCACCTCGGCGTTGAGCCACACCATGCGCAACCTGGAAACCCGCCTGGGCGTCAAGCTGCTCTATCGCACCAGCCGCGCCGTGGAACCCACCGATGCGGGCTCCCTGTTGGCGGAAAAACTCCTCCAGGGGTTTGCCACCATCAAGGACGGCCTCGACACCCTGGAGTTGTACCGCGAGGCACCGATCGGCCGCCTGCGCCTGAATGTGCCACGGGACGCGGCGGTCTTGCTGCTGGCGCCGATTCTTGGGGACTTTTGCGCGGCTTACCCGCAACTGCGCCTGGACCTGATCGTGCAGGACCAGATGATCGACATCATCGCTGAAGGTTACGACGCGGGTATCCGCTACGGTGCCACCGTGCCCCAGGACATGGTCGCTGTACCGCTGACGGCTGAGCTGCGCTGGATCATGGTCGCCTCCCCCACCTATCTCGCCCGACGGGGCACGCCCCAGGCCCCCAAGGACTTGCTGGAGCATGCCTGCATCCGCATGTACCTGGGCGACAAGACCACCTACAAGTGGGAATTGGGCAACGGCACACGGCAACAACGCATCGACGTGCCCGGCCACTTCAGCGCGGCCGATACCGAGACTATCGTCAATGCCGCGCTGCAAGGGGTGGGGATTGCCTACTGCCTGTCCAATCGTGTGGAGCAGGAGCTGAAAGAGGGGCGCCTGGTGGAGGTGATGCCTGACTGGGCCTGCATGGGCGAGCCGCTGTGCATGTATTACCCCAGCCGGCGCCAGTCACAGCCGGGGTTGCGGCAGTTGATGGATATGATCCGGATGAAAACCATTGGCTCACAGATGATCGAGTGA
- a CDS encoding aldo/keto reductase → MHVETIRIAGIDQTVSRIALGTWSMGGHLWGGADNEQAIRTLRHALAIGINLIDTAPVYGFGLSEELIGKALRGVRHSAVIATKAGLQWDTGTPRRNATAQRIRKEVEDSLVRLQTDYIDLYQIHWPDPLVAQEETADELERLRREGKILAVGVSNYSSAQMDDFSQYTALATVQPPYNLFERAIDSDILPYAKQHSLVVLAYGPLCRGLLSGSMHSATRFVGDDVRKLDPKFKAPRFEQYLAAVAALDMYARECHGKSVLALALRWVLDQGPTIALWGARRPEQLKGYEEAFGWHLTPEDLTHIDRILASTIKDPIGPEFLAPPKR, encoded by the coding sequence ATGCACGTTGAGACCATCAGAATTGCCGGCATCGACCAAACGGTCTCGCGGATTGCCCTCGGCACCTGGTCCATGGGCGGGCACCTGTGGGGTGGGGCGGATAATGAACAAGCCATCCGCACGCTGCGCCATGCCCTGGCCATCGGTATCAACTTGATCGACACCGCGCCCGTGTACGGTTTTGGCCTGTCCGAAGAGCTGATCGGCAAAGCCCTGCGCGGCGTGCGCCACAGCGCGGTGATCGCGACCAAGGCCGGGCTGCAATGGGACACCGGCACACCCCGGCGCAACGCCACGGCCCAGCGCATCCGCAAGGAAGTCGAAGATTCCCTGGTGCGCCTGCAAACCGACTACATCGACCTGTACCAGATCCACTGGCCCGACCCGCTGGTGGCCCAGGAAGAAACCGCTGATGAACTGGAACGCCTGCGCCGTGAAGGCAAGATCCTCGCGGTCGGCGTGAGCAACTATTCTTCCGCGCAAATGGACGATTTCAGCCAGTACACCGCACTGGCCACGGTGCAGCCGCCCTATAACCTGTTCGAACGGGCCATCGACAGCGACATCCTGCCCTACGCCAAGCAGCATTCGCTGGTGGTGTTGGCCTACGGCCCGCTGTGCCGAGGTTTACTGAGCGGCAGCATGCACTCGGCCACCCGCTTTGTTGGCGATGACGTACGCAAGCTCGACCCCAAGTTCAAGGCGCCGCGTTTCGAACAATACCTGGCCGCCGTGGCCGCGCTGGATATGTATGCCCGCGAGTGCCACGGCAAATCGGTGCTGGCCCTGGCCCTGCGCTGGGTGCTTGATCAAGGCCCGACCATCGCCCTGTGGGGCGCCCGGCGACCTGAGCAGTTGAAAGGCTACGAAGAAGCCTTCGGCTGGCACCTGACGCCCGAAGACCTGACGCATATCGACCGTATTCTGGCCAGCACGATAAAAGATCCGATCGGCCCGGAATTTTTGGCCCCGCCCAAGCGTTAA
- a CDS encoding CDP-diacylglycerol diphosphatase: MKRGSVVTIAGGLLCGLVLVGAWKWRGNPDALWQTVSQQCVPHQQQQLKPDPCLAVDLARGYVLYKDRNGPLHNLLMPADKVTGIEDPALGRELLPHYFTQAWQHRRVLSEGLKKPIADQFVSVAINSRYGRSQNQLHVHIACLRPDVYSTLNQQVLDEQWRTLPVQLMGHTYSARLLSAADAELRDPLAVLRDYVDAQGDSMSQYSLLMAARADGNFVLLSTHVTLSELNLGSAGELQDYRCDLMSQL, from the coding sequence ATGAAGCGCGGTTCCGTAGTCACGATCGCTGGTGGTTTGCTCTGTGGGTTGGTGCTCGTGGGGGCCTGGAAGTGGCGGGGAAACCCGGATGCCTTGTGGCAGACCGTCAGCCAGCAATGTGTGCCCCACCAGCAACAGCAGCTCAAGCCCGACCCCTGCCTGGCGGTGGACCTGGCCCGCGGCTACGTCCTGTACAAAGACCGCAACGGCCCGCTGCACAACCTGCTGATGCCGGCAGACAAGGTCACCGGTATTGAAGACCCGGCCCTTGGCCGCGAGCTGCTGCCGCATTACTTCACCCAGGCCTGGCAACATCGGCGGGTGTTGTCCGAGGGCTTGAAAAAACCCATTGCCGATCAGTTCGTCTCGGTGGCGATCAACTCTCGCTACGGCCGCTCCCAGAACCAGTTGCACGTGCATATCGCCTGCCTGCGCCCGGACGTCTATAGCACGCTCAACCAGCAAGTGCTGGATGAGCAATGGCGCACGCTACCGGTGCAGTTGATGGGGCACACCTACAGCGCCCGGCTGCTGTCGGCGGCCGATGCCGAGCTGCGCGACCCACTGGCAGTGTTGCGTGATTATGTGGACGCCCAGGGCGACTCGATGAGCCAGTACAGCCTGCTGATGGCAGCGCGTGCCGATGGCAATTTCGTGCTGCTGAGCACCCATGTCACGTTGAGCGAGCTGAACCTCGGCTCGGCCGGCGAATTGCAGGACTATCGCTGTGACCTGATGAGCCAGCTGTAA
- a CDS encoding aminotransferase class I/II-fold pyridoxal phosphate-dependent enzyme — protein sequence MRFSPFVERIAGQGVAAWDIHHAAFQAASQGDDIIILSVGDPDFATPSFITDAAVSALREGDTHYTEIPGRPALRDAIAARYSQTLGRPLNADNVITVAGAQNALFVTSLCLLQAGDEVLVLDPMYVTYEATLKASGATLVRVPCSPESGFRLDAQLLGAAITPRTRAIFFSNPNNPTGVVLNPHELQAIADLAIAHDLWVVVDEVYESLVFDGEYHSLAALPGMAERCVVIGSLSKSHAMTGWRIGWIIAMPQMVAHAETLVLSMLYGLPGFVMEAATAAVLAHDEVTQGMREIYRRRRDLVVRELSACPGIQVQAPQAGMFVLVDVRGTGLGSLDFAWRLFREAGVSVLDAAAFGEPAQGFVRLSFTLGEERLSEACQRIVQFVAKLAGEPRVAAAPRIEGVPPAAVKKMIEVIDLHKRFGNIEVLKGISLTAHEGDVISLIGASGSGKSTLLRCINMLEVPDQGSIHVDGESIKLNYGRPGAPLVADAKQLVRIRSTLGMVFQNFNLWPHRTVLENLIEAPTQVLRESRAEAIERAEALLDRVGLAAKRNEYPAFLSGGQQQRVAIARALAMRPKVMLFDEPTSALDPELVGEVLRVIRSLAEEGRTMILVTHEMAFARDVSSKVAFLHQGMIEETGSPDAVFIDPRSERCRQFVNAHQTR from the coding sequence ATGCGGTTTTCCCCCTTCGTCGAACGAATTGCAGGGCAGGGCGTAGCCGCCTGGGACATCCACCACGCCGCATTCCAGGCGGCCAGCCAGGGCGATGACATCATCATCCTCAGCGTTGGCGATCCGGATTTCGCCACGCCCTCCTTCATTACCGACGCCGCCGTGAGCGCCTTGCGCGAAGGTGACACCCACTACACCGAAATTCCCGGTCGCCCGGCATTGCGCGATGCCATTGCGGCACGCTACAGCCAGACCCTGGGCCGTCCGTTGAACGCCGACAACGTGATCACGGTGGCCGGTGCACAGAACGCGTTATTCGTGACCTCCCTGTGTCTGTTGCAAGCGGGTGATGAAGTGCTGGTGCTCGACCCGATGTACGTCACCTACGAGGCCACGCTCAAGGCAAGCGGTGCGACGCTGGTGCGTGTGCCCTGTTCGCCGGAATCCGGCTTTCGCCTCGATGCCCAGTTGCTCGGCGCAGCCATCACACCGCGTACGCGGGCAATTTTCTTCTCCAACCCGAACAACCCGACCGGCGTGGTGCTCAACCCGCACGAACTGCAAGCCATTGCCGACCTGGCCATCGCCCACGACCTGTGGGTGGTGGTGGATGAGGTCTATGAAAGCCTGGTGTTCGACGGTGAGTACCACAGCCTTGCAGCACTGCCGGGCATGGCCGAGCGCTGTGTGGTGATTGGCAGTCTGTCCAAGTCCCATGCCATGACCGGCTGGCGCATTGGCTGGATCATCGCCATGCCGCAGATGGTCGCCCACGCGGAAACCCTGGTGCTGAGCATGCTCTACGGGCTGCCGGGCTTTGTGATGGAAGCCGCCACCGCCGCCGTGCTGGCCCATGACGAGGTGACCCAGGGCATGCGCGAGATCTATCGGCGCCGACGCGACCTGGTGGTGAGGGAGCTGAGTGCGTGCCCAGGCATCCAGGTGCAGGCACCGCAAGCCGGGATGTTTGTGCTGGTGGATGTGCGCGGCACCGGCCTGGGTTCCCTCGACTTTGCCTGGCGCCTGTTTCGGGAAGCCGGGGTTTCGGTGCTCGACGCCGCCGCCTTTGGCGAGCCGGCCCAGGGCTTCGTGCGCTTGTCGTTCACCCTGGGTGAAGAGCGCCTGAGCGAAGCCTGCCAACGCATCGTGCAATTTGTCGCCAAGCTGGCCGGTGAGCCGCGTGTTGCGGCGGCGCCCAGGATCGAAGGGGTGCCGCCGGCCGCAGTCAAAAAGATGATCGAGGTCATCGACCTGCACAAACGCTTCGGCAATATCGAAGTACTCAAGGGCATTTCCCTCACGGCCCACGAAGGCGACGTGATCTCGCTGATCGGCGCCAGCGGCTCGGGTAAAAGCACCTTGCTGCGCTGCATCAACATGCTCGAAGTGCCGGACCAGGGCAGCATCCATGTGGATGGCGAAAGCATCAAGCTCAACTACGGTCGGCCCGGCGCGCCCCTGGTCGCAGATGCCAAACAGCTGGTACGCATTCGCTCGACCCTGGGCATGGTGTTCCAGAACTTCAACCTGTGGCCACACCGCACGGTCCTGGAAAACCTTATCGAAGCCCCCACCCAGGTCCTGCGCGAAAGCCGTGCCGAGGCCATCGAACGCGCCGAAGCCTTGCTCGACCGCGTCGGCCTGGCCGCCAAGCGCAACGAATACCCGGCGTTCCTCTCCGGCGGCCAACAGCAACGGGTGGCGATTGCCCGTGCGCTGGCCATGCGTCCCAAAGTCATGCTGTTCGACGAACCCACCTCGGCCCTCGACCCGGAGCTGGTGGGCGAAGTGCTGCGGGTGATCCGCTCCCTGGCCGAGGAAGGCCGCACCATGATCCTGGTCACCCATGAAATGGCGTTCGCCCGGGATGTGTCGTCGAAAGTGGCGTTTCTGCACCAAGGCATGATCGAAGAAACCGGCTCGCCGGATGCGGTGTTTATCGACCCACGCAGTGAACGTTGCCGACAGTTCGTCAACGCGCATCAAACTCGCTAA
- a CDS encoding transporter substrate-binding domain-containing protein, whose translation MKSKRMATWLSSAVLMLAAGFTQAAEKPIVFAVAAEPYPPFTVKGGNGQWSGFEVDLIHKLCEGMKAECQIKEVAWDGIIPSLLAKKIDVIFSSMSVTDEREKQIAFSRAYYDSLLGVAGPKGSEVEISPAGLKGKLIGVQISTVSANYLKKYYENIADLKYYDTQESANADLIAGRIDYMMADDTAIAMMVKTPEASGLAHIASVPYDPIIGRGVGAGLRKEDTALKARLDKAIGELLVSKDYDDLSQHYFGLSVSPCKRGDTPAFVSKTCDSPYQQVAQKTE comes from the coding sequence ATGAAATCCAAGCGTATGGCAACGTGGTTGAGCAGTGCTGTGTTGATGTTGGCTGCAGGCTTCACCCAGGCGGCGGAAAAGCCCATCGTGTTTGCGGTCGCCGCGGAACCCTATCCGCCCTTCACCGTTAAAGGCGGCAACGGCCAGTGGTCCGGCTTTGAAGTGGACTTGATCCACAAACTCTGCGAAGGCATGAAAGCCGAGTGCCAGATCAAGGAAGTGGCGTGGGACGGCATTATTCCCTCGTTGCTGGCGAAGAAGATCGACGTGATTTTTTCGTCGATGTCGGTGACCGATGAGCGTGAAAAACAGATCGCTTTCAGCCGCGCCTACTACGATTCCCTGTTGGGTGTTGCCGGCCCTAAAGGCAGCGAAGTCGAGATCTCCCCGGCGGGCCTCAAGGGCAAGTTGATCGGCGTGCAGATCTCCACGGTCAGCGCCAACTACCTGAAGAAGTATTACGAAAACATCGCGGACCTGAAGTACTACGACACCCAGGAATCGGCCAACGCCGACCTGATCGCCGGGCGTATCGACTACATGATGGCCGATGACACCGCCATCGCCATGATGGTCAAGACGCCTGAAGCCAGCGGCCTGGCGCATATTGCCAGCGTGCCCTATGACCCGATCATCGGCCGAGGTGTCGGCGCCGGCCTGCGCAAGGAAGACACGGCGCTCAAGGCGCGGCTGGATAAGGCCATCGGCGAATTGCTGGTGAGCAAGGACTACGACGACCTGTCGCAGCACTATTTCGGGCTGTCGGTCAGCCCGTGCAAGCGCGGTGACACCCCGGCGTTTGTCAGCAAGACCTGTGACAGCCCCTATCAACAAGTCGCCCAGAAGACCGAATAA
- a CDS encoding ABC transporter permease, with amino-acid sequence MLDLLSFGEQGWGNALLKGLWMTLQISAGSFAVGVLIGLVVACAKLSAPRPIALLMRGYTTVFRAVPELLLILLLYYAGSMGLNALMLGMGFEQMNISGPLVAILVLGLVQGAYASEIFRAAILAIPHGQIEAARAFGLSGFGLFRRVTLPIMAPFALAGMSNLWINLIKDSALISVVGTNELLYTAKQAAGSTRQYLLFYLTAAALYYLVTLASNYLSGRLERRIRRWMPVVE; translated from the coding sequence ATGCTCGACCTCTTAAGCTTCGGCGAACAAGGGTGGGGCAATGCGTTGCTCAAAGGGTTATGGATGACCCTGCAAATCTCCGCCGGCTCGTTTGCGGTGGGTGTGTTGATCGGCCTGGTGGTGGCCTGCGCCAAGCTCAGTGCGCCACGCCCGATTGCGCTGCTGATGCGCGGCTACACCACGGTGTTTCGTGCGGTGCCGGAACTGCTGCTGATCCTGCTGCTGTATTACGCCGGCTCCATGGGCCTCAACGCGCTGATGCTGGGGATGGGCTTCGAGCAGATGAACATCAGCGGCCCGCTGGTGGCGATCCTGGTGTTGGGCCTGGTGCAGGGCGCCTACGCGTCGGAGATCTTCCGCGCGGCGATCCTGGCGATTCCCCACGGCCAGATCGAAGCGGCGCGGGCGTTTGGCTTGAGCGGGTTTGGCCTGTTCCGCCGGGTGACCTTGCCGATCATGGCGCCGTTCGCCCTGGCCGGCATGTCCAACCTGTGGATTAACCTGATCAAGGACAGTGCCTTGATCAGCGTGGTCGGCACCAACGAATTGCTGTACACCGCCAAGCAGGCCGCAGGCTCGACCCGCCAGTACCTGCTGTTCTACCTCACGGCCGCCGCCTTGTATTACCTGGTGACGCTGGCTTCCAACTACCTGTCCGGGCGCCTGGAGCGACGAATCCGTCGCTGGATGCCGGTTGTCGAGTGA
- a CDS encoding ABC transporter permease, whose translation MPEWISYYAGLIAKGLQTTLSLLVISAVLGFALAVLVALARLSRRKWLARGALAYTSVLRGTPLLIQIYIFYYGLGSLFAQFPMIRGSFLWPYLRDGYWYIVFALVLSVGAYVGEVIRGGLLAVPKGEMEAALAFGMTPRQALLRVRLPRAMRLLLPTLAGETVMLLKSTALASTIAVVDLLGAANVVRAQTLQIYQPLLLVAAVYLCLTFLIEGVYAIAERRGTPLRRSAG comes from the coding sequence ATGCCTGAATGGATAAGTTATTACGCCGGCCTGATCGCCAAGGGCTTGCAGACCACCTTGTCGCTGCTGGTGATCTCGGCGGTGTTGGGTTTTGCCCTGGCGGTGCTGGTGGCGTTGGCGCGCTTGTCGCGGCGCAAATGGCTGGCCCGTGGCGCGCTGGCCTACACCAGTGTGTTGCGCGGCACGCCGCTGCTGATCCAGATCTACATTTTCTACTACGGACTGGGCAGCCTGTTTGCCCAGTTCCCGATGATTCGCGGCAGCTTTCTGTGGCCGTACCTGCGTGACGGTTACTGGTACATCGTGTTTGCCCTGGTGTTGTCGGTGGGTGCCTACGTCGGCGAAGTGATCCGCGGTGGCCTGCTGGCGGTGCCCAAGGGCGAAATGGAAGCCGCCTTGGCATTCGGCATGACGCCGCGCCAGGCCTTATTGCGCGTGCGTTTGCCACGGGCGATGCGCCTGTTGTTGCCGACCTTGGCCGGGGAGACCGTGATGTTGCTCAAATCCACCGCGCTGGCCTCGACCATTGCCGTGGTCGACCTGTTGGGCGCGGCCAACGTGGTCCGCGCGCAGACCTTGCAGATCTATCAGCCGCTGCTGCTGGTGGCGGCGGTCTACCTGTGCCTGACCTTTCTCATCGAAGGCGTCTACGCCATCGCCGAACGGCGCGGTACGCCGCTGCGCAGGTCGGCCGGATGA
- a CDS encoding DMT family transporter: MKQDRSLQGIALCSLAYLFLALQDAVVKWLVADYSVFTILFWRSLVVVVTCLIAGRMGLVRSAWTSVSRRLLIIRGLLSLLAWLLYYTAAKDLSLAEMTTLYFSAPIMVTLLAALILKERASRGQWIALIIGFVGVVIACRPTHMLDPWPIALTLGAALCWAFTYIQLRQVDPSSSVLEQMLITNVVFVLCMGVTLPWTHTPAPAPAWLGMLAAGLVGGIGQFLLFASFRRATATLLAPFEYTGLIWAFLLSSLVWGTLMDGSLIIGAVLIAISGTLAMLSARHPVSQDVVGAECTLTQPLYPAAADVQPVGGAEGAGVEAPLEPESVEHRR, encoded by the coding sequence ATGAAACAGGACCGCTCGTTGCAAGGGATTGCCCTGTGTTCGCTGGCGTATTTGTTCCTGGCGTTGCAGGACGCGGTGGTCAAGTGGCTGGTGGCCGATTACTCGGTGTTCACCATCCTGTTCTGGCGCAGCCTGGTGGTGGTGGTCACATGTTTGATCGCCGGGCGCATGGGCCTGGTGCGCAGTGCCTGGACGTCGGTGAGCCGGCGCTTGCTGATCATTCGCGGCTTGTTGTCGTTGCTCGCATGGTTGCTGTACTACACGGCGGCCAAGGACCTGAGCCTGGCGGAAATGACCACGCTGTATTTCTCTGCGCCGATCATGGTCACGCTGCTGGCCGCACTGATTCTCAAGGAGCGCGCCAGCCGTGGTCAATGGATCGCGTTGATCATCGGCTTTGTCGGGGTGGTGATCGCCTGCCGTCCTACGCATATGCTCGACCCGTGGCCCATCGCTCTGACGTTGGGCGCGGCGTTGTGCTGGGCGTTTACCTATATCCAGTTGCGCCAGGTCGACCCGAGCAGCTCGGTGCTGGAGCAAATGCTGATCACCAACGTGGTGTTTGTGCTGTGCATGGGCGTGACCTTGCCCTGGACTCACACACCGGCGCCCGCGCCGGCCTGGCTGGGCATGTTGGCGGCGGGCTTGGTCGGCGGTATCGGGCAATTCCTGCTGTTTGCCAGCTTTCGCCGCGCCACGGCAACATTACTCGCGCCATTCGAATACACCGGGCTGATCTGGGCGTTCCTCCTGTCGAGCCTGGTGTGGGGCACATTGATGGATGGCTCGCTGATCATCGGCGCGGTGTTGATCGCCATCAGCGGCACCCTGGCCATGCTCAGCGCACGGCATCCGGTGTCACAGGACGTGGTCGGCGCCGAATGCACCCTGACGCAACCCCTGTACCCAGCAGCGGCAGATGTGCAGCCCGTTGGCGGGGCTGAAGGTGCCGGGGTTGAGGCACCCCTCGAGCCAGAGTCCGTCGAGCATCGCCGATAA
- a CDS encoding succinylglutamate desuccinylase/aspartoacylase domain-containing protein produces MAKDLSWQVTGDSGNVLHIGAWRFDGDGRGPKVHLQAGVHADEIAGMLVLHQLLPRLQACAEQGRLKGTVTVVPQANPFGIGQFRQGRLLGRFHEATGQNFNRAFDCSLAMARPASNLAQWQKRLVQLAADADLILDLHTDDEALPYLYIHRSFWPEQGLALAAALQVDLVIVWDEGGDGSFEETLINHASPQLAATIELRGQADVSDALAQQDADGLWAWLCINGVIDEVADIGEWQGDVVDMGCMETVLAPCAGVLVFEKGLGDDLEEGQRFARIIGRPGDPTSEVTLHAAQAGRMVTGHRERLVAQGSVVAKFTGTRLSDSYSGGVLDP; encoded by the coding sequence ATGGCGAAAGACCTTTCGTGGCAGGTGACGGGCGATTCCGGCAATGTGCTGCACATCGGCGCCTGGCGCTTCGACGGCGACGGCCGCGGACCGAAGGTGCACCTGCAGGCCGGTGTGCACGCCGACGAAATCGCCGGGATGCTGGTGCTGCATCAACTCCTGCCGCGCTTGCAGGCGTGCGCCGAGCAGGGCCGGCTCAAAGGCACGGTCACGGTGGTGCCCCAAGCCAATCCCTTTGGTATCGGCCAGTTTCGCCAGGGCCGCTTGCTCGGGCGCTTTCACGAAGCAACCGGGCAGAACTTCAACCGTGCTTTCGATTGTTCGCTGGCCATGGCGCGCCCGGCGAGCAACCTGGCGCAATGGCAGAAACGCCTGGTGCAACTGGCGGCCGATGCCGACTTGATTCTGGACCTGCACACCGACGACGAGGCGTTGCCCTACCTCTACATCCACCGCAGCTTCTGGCCCGAACAAGGCCTGGCACTGGCGGCGGCGTTGCAGGTGGACCTGGTGATTGTCTGGGATGAAGGCGGTGATGGCTCCTTTGAAGAAACCCTGATCAACCACGCTTCGCCGCAACTGGCGGCAACCATTGAACTGCGCGGGCAGGCGGACGTCAGCGATGCCCTGGCGCAACAGGACGCGGATGGGCTGTGGGCCTGGCTGTGCATCAACGGTGTGATCGATGAGGTGGCCGACATTGGCGAATGGCAAGGCGACGTGGTCGATATGGGCTGCATGGAAACTGTTCTGGCGCCCTGCGCTGGCGTACTGGTGTTCGAAAAGGGCCTGGGCGACGACCTGGAAGAAGGCCAGCGTTTCGCACGCATTATCGGCCGCCCCGGTGACCCGACCTCCGAAGTGACCCTGCACGCCGCCCAGGCCGGACGCATGGTCACCGGCCACCGTGAGCGCCTGGTGGCACAGGGCTCGGTAGTCGCCAAGTTCACCGGCACACGCTTATCCGACAGCTACAGCGGCGGCGTGCTGGACCCGTAG
- a CDS encoding AraC family transcriptional regulator yields the protein MDRLSTLLVHFGIGADTFHSGPLHGALDTRDLQQRGRVYLLKDGQASLEMPDGTLRIPEPSLVLVPRPLPHRLVAAKADGAQVVAASLRFDGGIDNPLSVALTDTIVMPLKQIPMIAGTLDWLFDEAFAEHCGREAVMNRLFELMVIQFLRHMMAYHSMTTGMMSGLADLRLARAMTLLHNNPERPWTVQEMAVESNMSRASFAAHFHKVVGQTPADYVLSWRVSLAQKRLREGRPIALIADEVGYESPSALARAFRRKIGTSPREWLQLQTPLRVQHAAAVAVG from the coding sequence ATGGATCGTTTGTCCACACTGCTGGTGCACTTCGGCATCGGTGCCGATACCTTTCACAGTGGGCCGCTGCACGGAGCCCTCGATACCCGCGATCTGCAGCAGCGCGGCCGGGTCTACCTGCTCAAGGACGGCCAGGCCAGCCTGGAAATGCCCGACGGCACCCTGCGCATTCCCGAACCCAGTTTGGTGCTGGTGCCGCGTCCCCTGCCCCATCGGCTTGTGGCGGCCAAAGCCGATGGCGCCCAGGTGGTAGCGGCTTCGCTGCGTTTTGATGGGGGGATCGATAACCCGTTGTCCGTGGCGCTGACCGACACCATCGTGATGCCGCTCAAGCAGATCCCGATGATCGCCGGCACGCTGGACTGGCTGTTCGATGAAGCCTTCGCCGAACACTGCGGACGCGAGGCGGTGATGAACCGGCTGTTCGAGCTGATGGTGATTCAGTTCCTGCGCCACATGATGGCCTATCACAGCATGACCACCGGCATGATGTCGGGCCTGGCTGACCTGCGCCTGGCGCGGGCCATGACCCTGTTGCACAACAACCCCGAACGCCCGTGGACCGTGCAGGAAATGGCGGTTGAGTCGAACATGTCCCGGGCCAGTTTCGCCGCGCACTTCCATAAAGTGGTCGGCCAGACGCCAGCCGACTATGTGCTGAGCTGGCGCGTGAGCCTGGCGCAGAAACGCCTGCGTGAAGGTCGCCCCATCGCCCTGATCGCCGATGAGGTCGGTTACGAGAGCCCCTCGGCGCTGGCCCGTGCGTTCCGGCGCAAGATCGGCACCAGCCCGCGCGAGTGGCTGCAGTTGCAGACGCCGCTACGGGTCCAGCACGCCGCCGCTGTAGCTGTCGGATAA
- a CDS encoding alpha/beta fold hydrolase encodes MKTFKFSRVAAALITGALALGVATASVAAPQKATVVLVHGAFADASSWNGVIAGLKAEGYPVVAVANPLRSVKTDSDYVADIVEHTQGPVILVGHSYGGSVISNAVHGSSKVKALVYVAAFAPEKGETAFELSGRYPGGTLGPTLDKPVISKDGVTDLYIQQDKFNSQFAADVAPKEAQLMAAGQRPITEAALKEPSGDPAWKTVPSYFIYGSADKNIPEAALKFMADRAGSKETVDVKGASHVVMVSNPARVVAIINDAAKANAQ; translated from the coding sequence ATGAAAACCTTCAAGTTCTCTCGCGTCGCCGCCGCCCTGATCACCGGCGCCCTCGCCCTCGGTGTCGCCACTGCCAGTGTTGCCGCCCCACAGAAAGCCACCGTCGTGCTGGTGCACGGCGCGTTCGCCGACGCCTCCAGCTGGAACGGCGTGATCGCTGGGCTCAAGGCTGAAGGCTACCCGGTGGTCGCCGTGGCCAACCCGCTGCGCAGCGTCAAGACCGACTCGGACTACGTGGCCGATATCGTCGAACACACCCAAGGCCCGGTGATTCTGGTCGGCCATTCCTACGGTGGCTCGGTGATCTCCAACGCCGTGCATGGCAGCAGCAAGGTCAAGGCGCTGGTCTACGTCGCCGCCTTCGCCCCGGAAAAAGGCGAGACCGCGTTTGAGCTGTCCGGCCGTTACCCTGGCGGCACCCTCGGCCCGACCCTGGACAAACCCGTGATTTCCAAGGACGGCGTGACCGACCTGTACATCCAGCAAGACAAGTTCAACAGCCAGTTCGCCGCCGACGTGGCGCCCAAGGAAGCCCAGTTGATGGCAGCCGGGCAACGCCCGATCACCGAAGCTGCGCTGAAGGAACCCTCGGGTGACCCGGCCTGGAAAACCGTGCCGTCCTACTTCATATACGGTTCAGCGGACAAAAATATTCCCGAGGCCGCGCTTAAATTCATGGCTGACCGTGCGGGCTCCAAGGAAACCGTGGACGTGAAGGGCGCTTCCCACGTGGTAATGGTGTCGAACCCGGCTCGGGTGGTGGCGATCATCAATGATGCGGCCAAGGCCAACGCGCAGTAA